One window of the Solanum stenotomum isolate F172 chromosome 11, ASM1918654v1, whole genome shotgun sequence genome contains the following:
- the LOC125843715 gene encoding CASP-like protein 5A2 isoform X1: MSVSNGSVHPVDAPPLQTEAANVPRVRMKDVQGMPGTIGGSFLRFAQFVFAVVSLCVMATTADFPSVTAFCYLVAAAGLQSLWSLSLGILDVYALLVGRCLQNSRVVSLFAVGDGVTSTLMFAAACASAGITVLIGNDLGVCSQNHCLEFETATAMAFLSWFCALPSFLLNFWSLASR, translated from the exons ATGAGTGTGAGCAACGGTTCAGTACATCCTGTTGACGCACCACCGTTGCAAACGGAAGCAGCTAACGTGCCGAGAGTAAGGATGAAGGATGTTCAAGGAATGCCTGGGACGATTGGTGGATCCTTCTTACGTTTCGCTCAGTTTGTATTTGCTGTTGTCTCGCTTTGCGTTATGGCTACTACCGCTGATTTTCCTTCCGTCACAGCTTTCTG TTACCTTGTCGCTGCTGCTGGCTTGCAGAGCTTATGGAGCTTGTCTCTAGGaattcttgatgtttatgctctCCTTGTTGGACGGTGCTTGCAAAATTCTCGGGTTGTGAGCTTATTTGCTGTCGGTGATGGG GTCACTTCTACCCTCATGTTTGCTGCAGCCTGTGCTTCTGCTGGCATTACTGTACTGATTGGCAATGACCTCGGTGTCTGCTCTCAAAATCACTGCTTAGAGTTCGAGACTGCTACTGCCATGGCTTTTCTTAGCTGGTTCTGTGCTTTGCCATCATTTCTCTTAAACTTTTGGTCACTTGCATCCAGGTGA
- the LOC125843660 gene encoding uncharacterized protein LOC125843660 isoform X2, whose translation MFWKLPVLSSCSPVEAVLDKENFTLEELLDEEEIIQECKALNSRLINFLRERTQVEQLLHYIVEEPSEDADSKRTFKFPFIACEIFTCEIDVILKTLVDDEELMNMLFSFLEPSRPHSALLAGYFSKVVICLMVRKTAALMNYVQAHHDVFQQMVDLIGITSIMEVLVRLVGADDHMYPTTMDVMQWLTESNLLEMIVDKLSPSCSPEVHANAAESLCAITRNTPSPLATKLSSPSFVARIFGHALEDSHSKSSLVHSLSVCISLLDPKRSIPSSMMYSFRNQQMYESPVHVDPDTIDAMLPKLGGLLELLNVSSDEKVLPTTYGELRPPLGKHRLKIVEFISVLLKTGNEVAERELISSGTIERVLNLFFEYPYNNALHHYVESIIYSCLESKTNTIIDHLFEECNLIGKIIRTDKQPTVSGDGNQPTLPATGKQAPRVGNIGHITRISNKLIQLGNSDNCIRAHLEKNMEFSDWHTTALQERNTLENVYRWACGRPTALHDRTRESDEEDVHDRDYDVAALANNLSQAFRYTIYDNDDAEEGRGALDRDDEDVYFDDESAEVVISSLRLADDQGSLFTNSNWFAFQDDRIGDASMSTSPADVMEDINLNGMSNSSNSNSDDEVVVGEEDELAESKNSNAIPNSSLNPFNGFSIANSGNDGDFNQQNEKAYTATDMTFETSGSDDPFGDRSMPEWVAWGDASNFQVGGSTVNPFVDHSNSADHLANPGEIGTPPLNSTTSCSGESIPNGVSSPDSSKSSGSDSSQKATTVHSLFEEDVEFVGVELEGTEKAMEHALKEGIVGEAAPLKRSIVPKVPEKESTDDGGAGTKEYNDANYWRVDQEVAVSE comes from the exons ATGTTTTGGAAGCTTCCAGTCCTGTCGTCTTGTTCGCCG GTTGAAGCAGTACTCGACAAGGAAAATTTCACTTTGGAAGAGCTTCttgatgaagaagaaataatCCAAGAGTGCAAAGCTTTGAACAGTCGTCTCATAAATTT TTTGAGGGAGAGAACACAGGTTGAGCAGTTACTGCACTACATTGTTGAAGAGCCTTCTGAGGATGCTGATAGCAAACGAACATTTAA GTTCCCTTTCATTGCCTGTGAGATATTTACGTGTGAAATTGACGTCATCCTCAAGACTTTGGTGGATGACGAAGAG CTAATGAATATGctcttttcctttttggaaCCAAGTCGTCCCCATAGTGCCTTGCTGGCTGGGTACTTTAgtaag GTGGTGATATGCCTAATGGTGCGGAAGACTGCTgcacttatgaattatgttcag GCCCATCATGATGTTTTCCAACAGATGGTGGATTTGATTGGTATCACATCCATAATGGAG GTTTTGGTGCGACTTGTCGGAGCTGATGATCATATGTACCCCACTACTATGGATGTGATGCAATGGTTGACTGAGAGCAATTTATTAGAAATGATAGTGGACAAATTGAGCCCCTCT TGTTCTCCTGAAGTACATGCTAATGCAGCAGAATCACTATGTGCAATAACCAGAAACACACCATCCCCTTTGGCCACCAAACTATCAAGCCCAAG TTTTGTTGCCAGGATATTTGGTCATGCCCTTGAAGACTCACATTCAAAATCTTCCCTTGTCCATTCGTTGTCTGTCTGCATCTCTCTGCTGGATCCAAAAAGATCAATTCCATCATCTATGATGTATTCTTTCCGGAACCAACAGATGTATGAGTCTCCCGTGCATGTCGATCCGGACACTATCGATGCAATGCTTCCTAAACTTG GTGGTTTGCTTGAGCTGTTGAATGTATCATCTGATGAGAAGGTTCTGCCAACAACATATGGAGAACTCAGGCCGCCTCTAGGAAAGCATCGTTTAAAG ATAGTGGAATTCATTTCTGTGCTACTGAAGACTGGTAATGAAGTTGCAGAGAGAGAATTGATCAGCTCTGGGACAATTGAGAGGGTCCTGAATCTCTTTTTTGA GTACCCCTATAACAATGCATTACATCATTATGTGGAGAGTATAATATACTCATGCTTAGAAAGTAAGACCAACACAATCATTGACCATCTTTTTGAGGAGTGCAATTTGATTGGGAAAATAATTCGAACAGATAAACAGCCTACAGTTTCTGGTGATGGAAATCAG CCCACCTTACCAGCTACTGGAAAACAAGCACCCCGAGTAGGTAATATAGGGCATATAACTAGGATTTCTAACAAGCTTATTCAGTTGGGAAACAGCGACAACTGCATTCGAGCACATCTTGAG AAGAATATGGAATTTAGTGATTGGCATACCACTGCCTTACAGGAGCGTAATACATTAGAAAATGTCTACCGCTGGGCTTGTGG CCGACCTACTGCATTGCACGACAGAACGAGGGAGAGTGATGAGGAAGACGTTCATGACAGAGATTATGATGTAGCTGCTTTAGCGAATAATCTGAGTCAAGCATTCCGCTACACCAtatatgataatgatgatgcTGAAGAG GGGCGTGGAGCTCTCGATCGAGATGATGAG GATGTTTATTTTGATGACGAGTCTGCTGAAGTTGTGATATCATCCCTAAGGTTGGCAGATGATCAGGGGAG TTTGTTCACAAATTCAAATTGGTTTGCATTCCAAGATGATAGAATTGGTGATGCTTCTATGAGCACCTCACCTGCTGATGTGATGGAGGATATTAACCTCAATGGAATGTCAAATAGTAGCAACAGCAATAGTGATGATGAAGTGGTAGTTGGAGAGGAGGATGAATTGGCTGAGAGCAAAAATTCTAATGCAATACCCAACTCTAGTTTGAACCCCTTTAATGGGTTCAGCATAGCCAATTCTGGTAATGATGGCGACTTTAATCAACAGAATGAGAAAGCATACACCGCAACTGACATGACGTTCGAGACATCAGGGAGTGATGACCCCTTTGGAGACAGGTCTATGCCTGAATGGGTAGCATGGGGGGATGCCTCAAATTTTCAAGTTGGTGGATCCACCGTCAACCCATTTGTAGACCATAGCAACTCCGCTGACCATCTTGCCAATCCAGGGGAAATAGGAACTCCACCACTTAATTCCACTACTAGTTGTAGTGGAGAATCTATTCCAAATGGTGTCTCATCTCCTGATTCTAGCAAAAGTTCAGGATCTGATTCTAGTCAGAAAGCAACCACTGTTCATTCTTTATTTGAAGAGGATGTTGAATTTGTCGGCGTGGAATTGGAAGGTACTGAGAAGGCAATGGAACATGCTCTTAAAGAGGGGATTGTTGGCGAAGCCGCTCCATTGAAAAGGAGCATTGTTCCTAAGGTACCAGAAAAGGAGAGCACAGATGATGGTGGGGCAGGAACAAAGGAGTACAACGATGCAAACTACTGGAGGGTTGACCAAGAAGTTGCAGTGTCGGAATAA
- the LOC125843660 gene encoding uncharacterized protein LOC125843660 isoform X1, translated as MFWKLPVLSSCSPVEAVLDKENFTLEELLDEEEIIQECKALNSRLINFLRERTQVEQLLHYIVEEPSEDADSKRTFKFPFIACEIFTCEIDVILKTLVDDEELMNMLFSFLEPSRPHSALLAGYFSKVVICLMVRKTAALMNYVQAHHDVFQQMVDLIGITSIMEVLVRLVGADDHMYPTTMDVMQWLTESNLLEMIVDKLSPSCSPEVHANAAESLCAITRNTPSPLATKLSSPSFVARIFGHALEDSHSKSSLVHSLSVCISLLDPKRSIPSSMMYSFRNQQMYESPVHVDPDTIDAMLPKLGGLLELLNVSSDEKVLPTTYGELRPPLGKHRLKIVEFISVLLKTGNEVAERELISSGTIERVLNLFFEYPYNNALHHYVESIIYSCLESKTNTIIDHLFEECNLIGKIIRTDKQPTVSGDGNQPTLPATGKQAPRVGNIGHITRISNKLIQLGNSDNCIRAHLEKNMEFSDWHTTALQERNTLENVYRWACGRPTALHDRTRESDEEDVHDRDYDVAALANNLSQAFRYTIYDNDDAEEGRGALDRDDEDVYFDDESAEVVISSLRLADDQGSSLFTNSNWFAFQDDRIGDASMSTSPADVMEDINLNGMSNSSNSNSDDEVVVGEEDELAESKNSNAIPNSSLNPFNGFSIANSGNDGDFNQQNEKAYTATDMTFETSGSDDPFGDRSMPEWVAWGDASNFQVGGSTVNPFVDHSNSADHLANPGEIGTPPLNSTTSCSGESIPNGVSSPDSSKSSGSDSSQKATTVHSLFEEDVEFVGVELEGTEKAMEHALKEGIVGEAAPLKRSIVPKVPEKESTDDGGAGTKEYNDANYWRVDQEVAVSE; from the exons ATGTTTTGGAAGCTTCCAGTCCTGTCGTCTTGTTCGCCG GTTGAAGCAGTACTCGACAAGGAAAATTTCACTTTGGAAGAGCTTCttgatgaagaagaaataatCCAAGAGTGCAAAGCTTTGAACAGTCGTCTCATAAATTT TTTGAGGGAGAGAACACAGGTTGAGCAGTTACTGCACTACATTGTTGAAGAGCCTTCTGAGGATGCTGATAGCAAACGAACATTTAA GTTCCCTTTCATTGCCTGTGAGATATTTACGTGTGAAATTGACGTCATCCTCAAGACTTTGGTGGATGACGAAGAG CTAATGAATATGctcttttcctttttggaaCCAAGTCGTCCCCATAGTGCCTTGCTGGCTGGGTACTTTAgtaag GTGGTGATATGCCTAATGGTGCGGAAGACTGCTgcacttatgaattatgttcag GCCCATCATGATGTTTTCCAACAGATGGTGGATTTGATTGGTATCACATCCATAATGGAG GTTTTGGTGCGACTTGTCGGAGCTGATGATCATATGTACCCCACTACTATGGATGTGATGCAATGGTTGACTGAGAGCAATTTATTAGAAATGATAGTGGACAAATTGAGCCCCTCT TGTTCTCCTGAAGTACATGCTAATGCAGCAGAATCACTATGTGCAATAACCAGAAACACACCATCCCCTTTGGCCACCAAACTATCAAGCCCAAG TTTTGTTGCCAGGATATTTGGTCATGCCCTTGAAGACTCACATTCAAAATCTTCCCTTGTCCATTCGTTGTCTGTCTGCATCTCTCTGCTGGATCCAAAAAGATCAATTCCATCATCTATGATGTATTCTTTCCGGAACCAACAGATGTATGAGTCTCCCGTGCATGTCGATCCGGACACTATCGATGCAATGCTTCCTAAACTTG GTGGTTTGCTTGAGCTGTTGAATGTATCATCTGATGAGAAGGTTCTGCCAACAACATATGGAGAACTCAGGCCGCCTCTAGGAAAGCATCGTTTAAAG ATAGTGGAATTCATTTCTGTGCTACTGAAGACTGGTAATGAAGTTGCAGAGAGAGAATTGATCAGCTCTGGGACAATTGAGAGGGTCCTGAATCTCTTTTTTGA GTACCCCTATAACAATGCATTACATCATTATGTGGAGAGTATAATATACTCATGCTTAGAAAGTAAGACCAACACAATCATTGACCATCTTTTTGAGGAGTGCAATTTGATTGGGAAAATAATTCGAACAGATAAACAGCCTACAGTTTCTGGTGATGGAAATCAG CCCACCTTACCAGCTACTGGAAAACAAGCACCCCGAGTAGGTAATATAGGGCATATAACTAGGATTTCTAACAAGCTTATTCAGTTGGGAAACAGCGACAACTGCATTCGAGCACATCTTGAG AAGAATATGGAATTTAGTGATTGGCATACCACTGCCTTACAGGAGCGTAATACATTAGAAAATGTCTACCGCTGGGCTTGTGG CCGACCTACTGCATTGCACGACAGAACGAGGGAGAGTGATGAGGAAGACGTTCATGACAGAGATTATGATGTAGCTGCTTTAGCGAATAATCTGAGTCAAGCATTCCGCTACACCAtatatgataatgatgatgcTGAAGAG GGGCGTGGAGCTCTCGATCGAGATGATGAG GATGTTTATTTTGATGACGAGTCTGCTGAAGTTGTGATATCATCCCTAAGGTTGGCAGATGATCAGGGGAG CAGTTTGTTCACAAATTCAAATTGGTTTGCATTCCAAGATGATAGAATTGGTGATGCTTCTATGAGCACCTCACCTGCTGATGTGATGGAGGATATTAACCTCAATGGAATGTCAAATAGTAGCAACAGCAATAGTGATGATGAAGTGGTAGTTGGAGAGGAGGATGAATTGGCTGAGAGCAAAAATTCTAATGCAATACCCAACTCTAGTTTGAACCCCTTTAATGGGTTCAGCATAGCCAATTCTGGTAATGATGGCGACTTTAATCAACAGAATGAGAAAGCATACACCGCAACTGACATGACGTTCGAGACATCAGGGAGTGATGACCCCTTTGGAGACAGGTCTATGCCTGAATGGGTAGCATGGGGGGATGCCTCAAATTTTCAAGTTGGTGGATCCACCGTCAACCCATTTGTAGACCATAGCAACTCCGCTGACCATCTTGCCAATCCAGGGGAAATAGGAACTCCACCACTTAATTCCACTACTAGTTGTAGTGGAGAATCTATTCCAAATGGTGTCTCATCTCCTGATTCTAGCAAAAGTTCAGGATCTGATTCTAGTCAGAAAGCAACCACTGTTCATTCTTTATTTGAAGAGGATGTTGAATTTGTCGGCGTGGAATTGGAAGGTACTGAGAAGGCAATGGAACATGCTCTTAAAGAGGGGATTGTTGGCGAAGCCGCTCCATTGAAAAGGAGCATTGTTCCTAAGGTACCAGAAAAGGAGAGCACAGATGATGGTGGGGCAGGAACAAAGGAGTACAACGATGCAAACTACTGGAGGGTTGACCAAGAAGTTGCAGTGTCGGAATAA
- the LOC125843660 gene encoding uncharacterized protein LOC125843660 isoform X3 encodes MFWKLPVLSSCSPVEAVLDKENFTLEELLDEEEIIQECKALNSRLINFLRERTQVEQLLHYIVEEPSEDADSKRTFKFPFIACEIFTCEIDVILKTLVDDEELMNMLFSFLEPSRPHSALLAGYFSKVVICLMVRKTAALMNYVQAHHDVFQQMVDLIGITSIMEVLVRLVGADDHMYPTTMDVMQWLTESNLLEMIVDKLSPSCSPEVHANAAESLCAITRNTPSPLATKLSSPSFVARIFGHALEDSHSKSSLVHSLSVCISLLDPKRSIPSSMMYSFRNQQMYESPVHVDPDTIDAMLPKLGGLLELLNVSSDEKVLPTTYGELRPPLGKHRLKIVEFISVLLKTGNEVAERELISSGTIERVLNLFFEYPYNNALHHYVESIIYSCLESKTNTIIDHLFEECNLIGKIIRTDKQPTVSGDGNQPTLPATGKQAPRVGNIGHITRISNKLIQLGNSDNCIRAHLENMEFSDWHTTALQERNTLENVYRWACGRPTALHDRTRESDEEDVHDRDYDVAALANNLSQAFRYTIYDNDDAEEGRGALDRDDEDVYFDDESAEVVISSLRLADDQGSSLFTNSNWFAFQDDRIGDASMSTSPADVMEDINLNGMSNSSNSNSDDEVVVGEEDELAESKNSNAIPNSSLNPFNGFSIANSGNDGDFNQQNEKAYTATDMTFETSGSDDPFGDRSMPEWVAWGDASNFQVGGSTVNPFVDHSNSADHLANPGEIGTPPLNSTTSCSGESIPNGVSSPDSSKSSGSDSSQKATTVHSLFEEDVEFVGVELEGTEKAMEHALKEGIVGEAAPLKRSIVPKVPEKESTDDGGAGTKEYNDANYWRVDQEVAVSE; translated from the exons ATGTTTTGGAAGCTTCCAGTCCTGTCGTCTTGTTCGCCG GTTGAAGCAGTACTCGACAAGGAAAATTTCACTTTGGAAGAGCTTCttgatgaagaagaaataatCCAAGAGTGCAAAGCTTTGAACAGTCGTCTCATAAATTT TTTGAGGGAGAGAACACAGGTTGAGCAGTTACTGCACTACATTGTTGAAGAGCCTTCTGAGGATGCTGATAGCAAACGAACATTTAA GTTCCCTTTCATTGCCTGTGAGATATTTACGTGTGAAATTGACGTCATCCTCAAGACTTTGGTGGATGACGAAGAG CTAATGAATATGctcttttcctttttggaaCCAAGTCGTCCCCATAGTGCCTTGCTGGCTGGGTACTTTAgtaag GTGGTGATATGCCTAATGGTGCGGAAGACTGCTgcacttatgaattatgttcag GCCCATCATGATGTTTTCCAACAGATGGTGGATTTGATTGGTATCACATCCATAATGGAG GTTTTGGTGCGACTTGTCGGAGCTGATGATCATATGTACCCCACTACTATGGATGTGATGCAATGGTTGACTGAGAGCAATTTATTAGAAATGATAGTGGACAAATTGAGCCCCTCT TGTTCTCCTGAAGTACATGCTAATGCAGCAGAATCACTATGTGCAATAACCAGAAACACACCATCCCCTTTGGCCACCAAACTATCAAGCCCAAG TTTTGTTGCCAGGATATTTGGTCATGCCCTTGAAGACTCACATTCAAAATCTTCCCTTGTCCATTCGTTGTCTGTCTGCATCTCTCTGCTGGATCCAAAAAGATCAATTCCATCATCTATGATGTATTCTTTCCGGAACCAACAGATGTATGAGTCTCCCGTGCATGTCGATCCGGACACTATCGATGCAATGCTTCCTAAACTTG GTGGTTTGCTTGAGCTGTTGAATGTATCATCTGATGAGAAGGTTCTGCCAACAACATATGGAGAACTCAGGCCGCCTCTAGGAAAGCATCGTTTAAAG ATAGTGGAATTCATTTCTGTGCTACTGAAGACTGGTAATGAAGTTGCAGAGAGAGAATTGATCAGCTCTGGGACAATTGAGAGGGTCCTGAATCTCTTTTTTGA GTACCCCTATAACAATGCATTACATCATTATGTGGAGAGTATAATATACTCATGCTTAGAAAGTAAGACCAACACAATCATTGACCATCTTTTTGAGGAGTGCAATTTGATTGGGAAAATAATTCGAACAGATAAACAGCCTACAGTTTCTGGTGATGGAAATCAG CCCACCTTACCAGCTACTGGAAAACAAGCACCCCGAGTAGGTAATATAGGGCATATAACTAGGATTTCTAACAAGCTTATTCAGTTGGGAAACAGCGACAACTGCATTCGAGCACATCTTGAG AATATGGAATTTAGTGATTGGCATACCACTGCCTTACAGGAGCGTAATACATTAGAAAATGTCTACCGCTGGGCTTGTGG CCGACCTACTGCATTGCACGACAGAACGAGGGAGAGTGATGAGGAAGACGTTCATGACAGAGATTATGATGTAGCTGCTTTAGCGAATAATCTGAGTCAAGCATTCCGCTACACCAtatatgataatgatgatgcTGAAGAG GGGCGTGGAGCTCTCGATCGAGATGATGAG GATGTTTATTTTGATGACGAGTCTGCTGAAGTTGTGATATCATCCCTAAGGTTGGCAGATGATCAGGGGAG CAGTTTGTTCACAAATTCAAATTGGTTTGCATTCCAAGATGATAGAATTGGTGATGCTTCTATGAGCACCTCACCTGCTGATGTGATGGAGGATATTAACCTCAATGGAATGTCAAATAGTAGCAACAGCAATAGTGATGATGAAGTGGTAGTTGGAGAGGAGGATGAATTGGCTGAGAGCAAAAATTCTAATGCAATACCCAACTCTAGTTTGAACCCCTTTAATGGGTTCAGCATAGCCAATTCTGGTAATGATGGCGACTTTAATCAACAGAATGAGAAAGCATACACCGCAACTGACATGACGTTCGAGACATCAGGGAGTGATGACCCCTTTGGAGACAGGTCTATGCCTGAATGGGTAGCATGGGGGGATGCCTCAAATTTTCAAGTTGGTGGATCCACCGTCAACCCATTTGTAGACCATAGCAACTCCGCTGACCATCTTGCCAATCCAGGGGAAATAGGAACTCCACCACTTAATTCCACTACTAGTTGTAGTGGAGAATCTATTCCAAATGGTGTCTCATCTCCTGATTCTAGCAAAAGTTCAGGATCTGATTCTAGTCAGAAAGCAACCACTGTTCATTCTTTATTTGAAGAGGATGTTGAATTTGTCGGCGTGGAATTGGAAGGTACTGAGAAGGCAATGGAACATGCTCTTAAAGAGGGGATTGTTGGCGAAGCCGCTCCATTGAAAAGGAGCATTGTTCCTAAGGTACCAGAAAAGGAGAGCACAGATGATGGTGGGGCAGGAACAAAGGAGTACAACGATGCAAACTACTGGAGGGTTGACCAAGAAGTTGCAGTGTCGGAATAA
- the LOC125843669 gene encoding auxin response factor 18-like, with protein sequence MKEVLEKCVDSQLWHACAGGMVQIPPVNSKVYYFPQGHAEHTLMNVDFSALPRSPALILCRVAAVKFLADPETDEVYAKIRVVPVGNKGNDFDDDDDILGSNESGTTEKPNSFAKTLTQSDANNGGGFSVPRYCAETIFPRLDYTADPPVQTVTAKDVHGETWKFRHIYRGTPRRHLLTTGWSSFVNQKKLVAGDSIVFLRGENGELYVGIRRAKRGGIGGPEAPSGWNSGAGNYGGFSAFLREEMSKNGNLSSPTGSLRGKVRVRPESVVEAAYLAASGQPFEVVYYPRANTPEFCVRASSVNTAMRTQWCSGMRFKMAFETEDSSRISWFMGTISSIQLADPIRWPNSPWRLLQVAWDEPDLLQNVKHVSPWLVELVSNMPVIHPSPFSPPRKKLRLPPDFSLDSQFQLPFFSGNPLRSSSPFCCLSDNITAGIQGARHAQFGVPLLDLHLSNNLPSGLLPPSFQRVAANSQLPNVINKYQNDRNDNISCLLTMGTSSKTLEKNDNVNTPRFLLFGQPILTEQQISNGCSVTAPQVVQTGKDLGRVQLINEKHPPEQKGSIQDNLTSATFFWNRGYHAAELGVLDTGHCKVFLESEDVGRTLDLSVMGSYEELYRRLANMFGLERPDMLTRVLYHDATGAVKHTGDEPFSDFVKSAKRLTILMNSSSNIKRKWITGLATAERGLDSSNQAGPLSIFA encoded by the exons ATGAAGGAGGTTTTGGAGAAGTGTGTAGATTCACAGCTATGGCACGCCTGTGCAGGAGGAATGGTGCAAATCCCTCCGGTTAACTCCAAAGTCTACTATTTTCCACAAGGGCATGCTGAGCATACTCTAATGAATGTGGATTTCTCTGCACTACCAAGAAGTCCTGCTCTGATTCTATGCAGGGTAGCTGCTGTGAAGTTCTTAGCAGACCCTGAAACGGACGAGGTTTATGCTAAGATTAGGGTTGTCCCAGTTGGGAACAAGGGAAATGactttgatgatgatgatgacatTTTGGGTAGTAATGAGTCAGGAACAACTGAAAAACCCAATTCGTTTGCCAAGACATTGACTCAATCGGATGCAAATAATGGGGGTGGATTCTCTGTGCCAAGATACTGTGCAGAGACAATATTTCCTAGGTTGGATTACACAGCTGACCCACCTGTGCAGACCGTGACAGCCAAAGATGTTCATGGTGAAACTTGGAAGTTTAGGCACATTTATAGGGGTACTCCCAGGAGGCATTTGTTAACGACTGGTTGGAGTAGTTTTGTGAATCAGAAGAAACTTGTTGCTGGAGATTCCATTGTGTTTTTGAGGGGAGAAAATGGTGAACTTTATGTGGGAATTCGTAGGGCAAAACGAGGTGGTATTGGTGGCCCTGAAGCCCCTTCTGGATGGAACTCTGGTGCAGGAAATTATGGTGGATTTTCTGCGTTTTTGAGGGAAGAGATGAGCAAGAATGGAAATTTGAGTTCTCCTACGGGGAGCTTAAGGGGAAAGGTAAGGGTGAGACCTGAATCAGTTGTGGAAGCTGCATATCTTGCTGCTAGTGGGCAGCCTTTTGAAGTTGTTTATTATCCCCGTGCAAACACACCAGAATTTTGTGTTAGGGCGTCTTCAGTGAATACTGCAATGAGGACTCAATGGTGCTCAGGGATGAGGTTCAAAATGGCTTTTGAAACCGAGGATTCTTCTCGAATCAGTTGGTTCATGGGAACTATATCCTCCATTCAGCTTGCTGATCCCATCCGCTGGCCCAATTCGCCATGGCGGCTTCTTCAG GTGGCATGGGATGAACCTGATTTATTGCAGAACGTTAAACATGTCAGCCCATGGCTTGTCGAATTGGTCTCAAATATGCCGGTCATACACCCCTCGCCCTTCTCACCGCCAAGAAAAAAGCTGCGTCTACCACCAGATTTCTCTCTTGACAGCCAATTTCAGTTACCATTTTTTTCAGGCAACCCCCTCAGGTCCAGCAGTCCTTTCTGTTGTTTATCTGACAACATCACTGCAGGCATACAGGGAGCCAGGCATGCTCAATTTGGAGTACCTTTATTGGATCTTCACCTTAGCAACAACTTACCGTCCGGACTGTTACCACCAAGTTTCCAGCGTGTTGCAGCCAACTCACAACTTCCTAATGTCATCAATAAGTACCAAAATGACAGAAATGATAACATCTCTTGTTTGCTTACCATGGGTACTTCAAGTAAGACATTGGAGAAAAATGATAATGTGAATACACCTCGGTTCTTACTCTTCGGTCAGCCAATTCTGACTGAGCAACAAATCTCTAACGGATGTTCTGTCACTGCTCCGCAAGTTGTCCAAACAGGGAAGGACTTAGGCAGGGTACAACTGATCAACGAAAAACATCCTCCTGAGCAGAAAGGCAGCATTCAAGACAATCTAACAAGTGCGACATTTTTCTGGAATCGAGGTTATCATGCAGCTGAACTTGGTGTACTCGATACTGGTCACTGCAAAGTATTCCTCGAGTCAGAGGATGTTGGCCGTACACTTGATCTGTCAGTTATGGGATCATATGAAGAACTGTACAGAAGACTTGCAAACATGTTTGGACTAGAAAGACCAGATATGCTTACCCGTGTGCTCTATCATGATGCAACAGGTGCTGTTAAACACACCGGAGATGAACCATTCAG TGACTTTGTTAAGAGTGCAAAAAGATTGACAATTCTGATGAACTCAAGCAGCAATATTAAAAG GAAATGGATAACTGGTCTCGCAACTGCTGAACGTGGTCTAGATTCTTCAAACCAGGCAGGACCTCTTAGCATCTTTGCATAG